A segment of the Agarivorans albus genome:
TGGGTGAATACACGTACCAACAATATTTTTGATAAAAGAGCGGTAATTCGCGCCGGTTATGTAGAACAAGCCAAAGTAGAAGGCTTATCGATTTCAGTAAAATTGGATACCGGTGCAGATGTCAGTTCGATGCATGCTGAGCAAGTAAAACGCTTTGAAAAAAATGGCAAACCCATGGTGACGTTCACCTATCGCAATAGCGACGGTTTAGAGCAGGAGTTCACCCGAGAAGTGGTTGACGAAATGACCATTAAGGCGCGAGTAGGCGAAAAAGCCAATTCTCGTCCGGTTGTAATGATGGAAGTTAAACTAGGAAACGTAACAGAGACAGTACGGGTTAACTTGCAAAACCGAGAGAACTTTAGCTATAGCATGATTTTAGGTAAGAACTACTTACGTAATGGCTTTGTAGTAAGCAGCGACGGCCGTTTTATTCTTACCAAGCAGCCATAACTTGCAGATTTAAAACGGCCCTTGGGGCCGTTTTTTGTTTCAACTAAAACTGATACTTAAGGCCAGTTTTATCCAAGGTTTTATAAATACCTCGCTGGCCTTTGGTGGTGGTTCCTTTCATGCCACCCTGGTCTCGTAGCTTCTGGCGAATTTCAAGCCATTCACTACTTCCCCAACGAGAAGACTGTGACTTAAGTAGCTCAAACTCTTGATTTAAACGCTCTACTAATTCTTCGCCCTGGAAGAAAAAGCCCACTTCGTTATTGTAAAGTAACGAACGGAAATCAAGATTGGTAGTTCCTACAAAAGCAGACTCATCTACTACTATAAACTTCGCATGCAATTTGCCGTAATAAGTATCGCCTCCCAAAGACACCGCATCAGGTTTACCTAATTGATAAAAGAAAATTCGAGGGTGATTAACTAAGGCTTGCCATTCTGCCGAGGCGATAAAATCTGGGTTATTTTCGTGTAAATCTAAATCAGACTCTAACCAGGTTTGGCGCATCTCTTCACTCATTAAAATAGACGGCACAGTGTGCATATCAATCACTGCTTGAGTGAAAAAATTATCACTACTTAGAACCGAGTTAGTAATGATTTCAATTTTGCGCTCAGGATCTTTATTCAGCCACTCTAAGGCCGTATTTACATCTTTTTCTAACACCCCTTCATCTTTCAACAGGTCAGACTGTAAAAACAGGTAGGGTGACACTACACGAATAGTCGTTAAGTCATTGTCACCGTATGCTGCGCGCGCCAAGATACCACTAATTGAATTAGCATTAGCCTTTTTGTTGCTACTGTAGTTGCTCACTAAATCCGTTGAGCTTAAGTTATCAAGTTCATGAGCAAAACGAGTATCAACCGGAGAGAACCCTTCCTGTAAATATTGGTCGATGGTTTGGTAAGCCGCCGCAAACTCGACGTTCCCTTTAAGCTCTGCTAGCGAATCCAAAGACTGCTGCATCCTCGCGCTATAAGGAAATGTAATTGATAGGCGTTTATTGCCAGGCTTTGAGAACAGCACCGAGTAATAATATTCGCTTAATTGTGCGGGAGAATTCTTTATATGAGCGTCAGCTAACGGACGAATAAGCACTTCTAAATCTTTAAAAGCATTAGGGTCAAGCTCACCATGATGGTCTAAACCGTAGTAATGCAGCGAAACATTACGTCCACCGGTCATTACCCACGCTTTATCTGGATAAGCACCATCAGCAATGAGCAATTTGTCGTGAGAACGACGATTTGCGTCTGAACCAAACTGGGTGAGAGCATTAAACACTACCGCCTGAACACGTGCTCGATTGGTGGTAACTTCACCATTGCGGGCCTTTACAAAACCAGCACTTTTAGCACACTCAATAAGGCCTTTTAGATCGCCATGTTCCATACTTAGCGAGCCCAAACTGTCGACCATAATGCGCACATCAACGCCGCGCTTTACTGCCTCACATAACGCTCCCAAAATGGCATCACCAGAAAGGTCGGGAGTAAATATATAGTAAGCAAGATCTACACTATGTTGTGCTTGTTCAATCAGGTGGATTTTAATAGCTAAACTTTGAATGGCCTCTTCGGTCGTGGAGCCAACAACTTTCACTGTTGCCGGTTGGCTAGGTAACTCAGATTCTGAGGCGAGTTTTAAATAGTCTTTTTCTAGCTCATCTGCTGCACGCCAGCGCCTATCTTCTAGTTGTTGGCTTGTCCACGAGTCTTCAATCGCATAATCTGGCGCGGTAATTTGAGCCGAGCAGGCCTGCAGCATAAGTGCTACAAGTACCAAACATCCCTTTTTAGTCATTAGCAACATCCTGTTGTATCAAAACTTCAATTTAGCTAGCAAAAGCCGCGTTAACTCGCTTAGCAAGATTATACCCTAGTCCGGCAACTTTACACTGGCAGCTTCATCGCTTCAAAGAATACATAGAACCTTAATAACTCGCTGTTTTTAAAAGCATAGGCTATTTTTATAAGAACATTTTTTAATCTTGAGAGACACCAATTAATGCGCTTTATGTTGGCATTGTTGCTATTGTTTAAAATCTTGCAAAGCCACAGCCTGCAGGCCGCTACCTATACTGTTTACAGCATCGATGCCCCACCCCTTACCATGCTTGATACGAAACAAGCTGGCATTGTAGGAGATGTGGTCATCGAAGCATTCACCCGCTTAGGACACCAAGTTTTACTTCAAGAAGTACCCTGGAAACGCGCCCAACGGATTACCCGCGAAGGCAAAAACATATTTATCATGCCTCTGGCTTTGCTACCTAGCCGCGAAGAGCACTTTACTTGGGTAGCTTATATAATGGATCTAGAGCGTAGCTTTGCCACCACTAAGCTGCGTATTAATGACTATCAACAAGCCAAAAAAACACTTAACAAGGTAGGGGTAGGTCTAGGTTCGGCGCAGGCTCAAATACTTAAAAACAAAAATTTTTTAGATAGCCAAATAGTGGAACTCAAAATAGGGCCAAGCACCGCCAAGATGCTGCAATTAGGCCGCATTGATGCTTGGTTTAATGGCACACCTGAGTCTATTTGGTATTGGAACCAGCAATTTCCCGAGCAGCCACTCATTATTGGCGATCCCGTTGTCACGAACTTATTATTTTTAGCTGCTTCTAAAAATACCGATGTTAAGCTGGTTCAGCAAATCGCCATCCAGATCCAACTTTTACACGACGAAGGTTTTGTTGAAAAAACCAAACAGCGTTACTTAGCCCCGCAGTAAGCAATAGCAATAAATGCTGCGCCACTTAAGACTCATAAGATTTAGACTTATTGATCAAAGGAACAATGCTAGCTCCTTGCACCAATATAGAAAAAACCACTACTGCATAGGTCATCACTAAAATCATCTCACGAACATCGATGTTCTTCTCCGGTAATACCATCACACCTGCAGGCACAGACATGGCCATAGCCAAAGCCAAACCACCACGTAATCCGCCCCAAGTTAAAATTGGTAGTGACATTGGGTTGTACTGTTTAAACAGTGAAAAGCCTAAGTAAGGAAGAGCAACACTCACTAAACGGCTTAGCAATACCAAAGGGATGGCCAATAGCATTAACCACAAATCTTCTAAATGAAAAACAAAGCTGATCAACACCAAGCCAATCATCAAAAACAATAGGTTATTCAAGAACTCTTCGAGTACATGCCATAGGTGGTCAAAGCTTTGTTTACTAGCTTGGGTAAAATGCTGCTCGCGGGTGATATTGCCAATATAGATGCCCGCCACAACCATTGCTAAGGCGCCAGACACGCCCAATTGCTCAGCAAATACAAAGCCAGCAGTGGGAATAGCCAAACTCACCAAGAGCTCCAATGAATCATCGTCGGTATGTTTAATTAAATAGTTGGCAACTAAACCCAAAACAAAACCATAAATTATGCCACCACCGGCTTCTTGCAAAAACAACCAAGAAATAGCGGGAACACTCAAGGTTTCATGGGAGAAAGCAATGCCAAATACCGACACAAACATCACTAAACCGAAGCCATCGTTAAATAGAGACTCACCCTCCACCTGAATCGCGATTTGCTGAGGCGCATTCATTTTCTTCACAATAGCCAGCACGGCGATGGGATCGGTTGGCGAAATAAGCGCGCCAAACAACAGACAATAAATAAAATCCAAGGGTAAACCGATGTAAGGCAATAAGCACCAGAGCAAACCAGCCACTAAGAAACTCGATAACAAGGTTGAAAATAGCGCCAAAACAGCAATCTCCACGCCTTGGCTCGCTAAGTGTTTTAAGTTTATGCCCAAGCCACCAGCAAATAGCAGAAATCCCAACATGCCATGCAACAACAGATTCTGAAAGTTGATCGCATTAATAGACGCTATAAGCTGCGGAAAGCTTTTTAGTACACCAGTTTCTCCCAACAACATCATTATCAAAGAAAGGACAATAGAGGCAGCGGTTATAGTAATGGTTGATTGCACCGACCCCACTCGGCTATTGATATAAGCAATCAGCATAGCCAAGGCAGCCAAGTAACAAAGACTGTAATAGGTTTCCAAGACTTAAGTCCCTTTAGCGGAGCAGCGAGTACTGCCAAGAAGATGTGCCTTTAGTATAGGCAACACCGCTACTAAAAGAGCAACGGTTTCCCCATGCGCAGCTACGCAAACAAAAGCTCTAACAGACGAAGCAATATTTCGAGAAATGAAAATATCCAGAGGTGAATGCCAATAGCCAACCTAAGGGTGTTGGCTATTAAAGATTGAGCGGATTGCCTAGGGTTAAGCTTGCATGGCACGTAGCACTTCTAAGCAGGCGCCTATGGTGTGGTAGTCAATCTTTGCTCCGGGCCTTGCAACAAGTGTATCTTGTACCTGCCCTTCTCTACTTAATACTCGCCACCAAGGCTTATGTTGAGTCTCGCAGAAAAACTGCCAGCTATACTTCCACAGGCTGTCATAAGCGCTCCAATACTCCTGCTTGCCGGTTGCTGTTGCTAACAGCGCGGCGGCGGCAAAAGATTCAGCTTGAACCCAAAAGTATTTTTCATCATCACAAACACTGCCGTCTGGGGCTATTCCGTAATATAAGCCACCATATTGGTGATCCCAGGCTTTCTCCATGGCAAAGCCAAACAGTTTCTCTGCACAAGGGAGTAACCACCCAGCCTTATGATGACGAGATAACATCACCAACAATTTTGCCCATTCGGTTTGGTGGCCAGGCTGGAAGCCCCAAGGGCGATAAAGGTTTTTAGGATCGTCGCGATTAAAGTCCCAATCCACCTGCCAATCTGCTTGATAATGCTCCCAAATCAAACCGTCTGTGGTGTAGCCTTGGCGTAAACAAATGTTTTGTGCAATCGTGATAGCGCGATGCAAATAACGTTGCTCTTGAGTAGCCTCATACGCAGCAATCATCGCTTCACAAGCATGCATATTGGCATTTTGGCCACGATAATCGCTTAATTCGCTCCAATCGGCACTGGCTTCATCGGCGTACAAGCCCCATTCTGCTTGCCAAAAGCGCTGTTCCATCAAATCAAAGGTAGCGGCTAACTGTTGTTTGGCACCTGCTCGCCCCAGCTTCACGGCGGCTGAATACATCAGCACTACAAATGCTAAACCATAACAAAGGTTACTTTTGTCTATTGGGCTATCACCATCAAGTACCCAATTGTAAGCTTGTCGTTGTGAGTCAAAATGCTGTTGCTCAACAAACTTAAAGCCATGTTCTGCCAGCTGCAAATACTCGGTATTATTATCCAATAAACCAACATGGGCGAATATGTAAGCGAGTCGTGTTGAGCTCACCAACTGCTTAAGGCCTTTTTCTTCGGCTTCCCCATTAGCGGCAATGGCTTGAAAATATCCGCCTTGCGGGTCAATGGCATGCTGCTGATAAAACTGACTAAGCGCACTTACATGCTGCTCTAAAAACTGAGAACTACGAAAAACCGGAAGCATGACTACTCCTTGCTTTGAATGAATGCGTGAATGTCTGCAGCGCTGGGTAAGGCGCTCCATGCACCGCGTTTGGTAACGGCTAGCGCCCCTGCGACCACTGCCGCTTGTAAGGCATCTAGCAGTGGAGTTTGTGAATCAATAGCCTGAGTTAACGACTCCCGCTTACAAATGTTTTGCTGCATAAGTGAAGCCAGCCAAGCCCCGGTAAAGGCATCCCCAGCCCCAGTGGTATCAACCACAGTAACCTTGGGTGTAGCAAGGCTTGTCTGCCAATTAGCCGTTAGGAGCTGCACATCTTTGGCACCATCGGTTAATAGGATAAGGCTTACCCCTCGCTCAAAAAGAAATGTCGCTAAATCATTTACCTGGCCAAGTTTACTAAGGTAATCCCACTCTTCTTGACTGAGCTTAAGCATATCGCTAGCCGCGGCCGTATCTATCACCCGCTGAAAAAGCTGCTCGGTGCTTGCCCAAAGCGGCAAGCGTATATTCACATCAAAGCTTATAAGCAAACCAGCTTGTTTAGCTGCAGACAAAATATTAGAGGTGGTTTCTGCAATATCATTTTCGGTAAGGGTATTAGAGCAAACATGTAAAATACCCTCCTCTTCTAGCACCTGTTGTGGGAAATCATTTAGGCGCACTTTTAGATCTGCAGTCTCACTGCGTTGAAAGCTAAAGCTGCGCTCTCCTTCTGCGTCCAAACTCACAAAGGCCATAGGAGTGGCGTAATGCTTGCAGCTTAACAGGTAGTCACAATTTACCGCTTGACGTACTAGGCAGTCTCGCAGGTAGTGCCCTGCGGCATCGTCTCCCACTTGCCCTAGCATTAAGGCTTGATGGCCTAAGCCTGCAACGGCCACTGCTACATTGGCTGGCGCGCCACCAGGATATTGCCCATAAATAGGAATATCTATTTTACCTTGGCGTTGAAACTCCAAAGGGATCCAATCCACCAATACTTCACCAAAAGCGAGTAAGCGCGGCATAGTGTGTCCTCGATAAGAATGGCTAGATAACGTTACACATAAAAACTGCAGACGTCAGCCGCTAAGGAAAAGATTGTGGCTGTTTCCCAAGATTTTCCGAGCGAGGTCACGAGCTGAAAAAACTCAAGAAATGAAATAGCAGAAATGCGCGTTTAGTAAGAAATTTTCCCACGTAGCTGCTTGGTTTGGCCACGCTGCGTTTTTTTATCCATGCGGCGACGCTGAGAGCCATAAGTAGCCTTGGTGGGACGACGTTTTTTTTGTACAACCACCGCGCTTAGGATCAACTCTTTTAAGCGTTGTAAGGCATCTTCTTTATTTCGTTCTTGAGTACGATGACTTTGCGCCTTAATGATTAATACACCGTCTTTGCTTATTCGTTGATCGTTGAGTTTAAGCAAGCGCTCTTTATAAAATGCAGGCAAGCTTGAATGGGGAATATCAAAGCGCAAATGTACCGCGCTAGAGACTTTATTTACGTTTTGCCCGCCAGCACCTTGAGCACGAATAGCGCTGAGCTCAATTTCCCATTCACCTAAACTAACGGTATTAGATATTTCCAGCATAATTTATTAGTAGCCTGTGCGCCTAGAAGTGGTCATTGTAACAAACTGCTGCAAGGGGCAATACCAAAGTATCAAGCCTTAATGGCCACCAAATGTTGAACGGCTATTAACGCTTTTGTGGCAGCAAACAAGCCGAGCTTTCACTAAGCATGAGTTCAAACTCTTCATGAGGCAAGGGCTTAGCAAACCAGTAACCTTGGGCAAAATCACATCCGGCTTCACGCAGTAAGTTAGCTTGGTGCTCTGTTTCAATACCTTCTGCAATAACATGAATGCCCAGTTTATGCGCCATCACCACAATCGCTTTACACACAATTAAGTCATCACCGTCTTGCTCAAGGTTATGAATGAACATGCGATCAATCTTGAGATATTCAATATCAAATTTTTGCAGGTAAGCCAGTGAAGAATAACCGGTACCAAAGTCGTCTAAGGCTACCTCAACGCCAGCCTTGCTAAAGGCTAATAGCTTTTCATTCACTACAGGGCTGTTTTCCATCAGCAAACCTTCGGTAATTTCCATTACAACATCGGCGCTAGATAAACCCGCTTCCGACAATTCGTTTAGCCACTGATTAACATCGCATTCTGCTTCATAATATTGTTTGGGAGAAGTATTAATACTTAGTTGAATTGGACTTAAGCCGCGCTCTTTCCAGGCTTTTAGTTGAGCAACCGCGGTGCTAAATACCCAATTACCGATTTCTACTACCACACCAGTTTCTTCAGCAACATGAATAAAATCGCTAGGGCTTATCCAGCCTTGGCTAGGGTGTAACCAGCGTACTAGGACTTCTGCCTTAAGCAGCTCACCGGTATTCAAGTCCACAATGGGTTGGTAGTGTAAATGCAGCTGCTTTTTAGCGACCGCTTGGCGTAAATCGTTTGCTAACAAACGGCGTACTTGAGCCTGCTCCTGCAAGGATGCAGTGAAGTAACTTAAACGGTTACGCCCCTCTTGTTTGGCCACATACATTGCTTGGTCGGCATGTTTTAGAAGGTCGTCAATTTTCTCACCGTCATTTGGCGAAAACGCCACACCGATACTGGTTGAAATATACACCCGCTCAATGCCAAGCTGGAACGGGGTGCTCAAAGTCTTAAGTACCGCCTCCCCCAGTTCCGCTACCCTACTACCGTCACCGGATTCATTGAGCAAAATAATAAACTCGTCGCCACCTAAGCGGGCGACATGTTCACCTTGCAATATACAATGTTGAATACGCTGAGCAGCAATTTGCAGCAACATATCACCCATGTCGTGACCCAGAGTATCGTTAATGCCTTTAAATTGGTCTAAATCCAACAGCATTAAACTCACGCGCTCGGTTTCTAAACGCGTGGCTAAGGCATCACTAAGAAGCCGATTGAGCATACGCCGATTAGGTAAGCCGGTAAGTGGGTCAAAGTTTGCTTGCTGCCATACTTGTTCTTCGGCCTTTTTACGCACCGCTACTTCTTTACTCAGTGCCGCAGTACGCTGTTTAACTCGCTGCTCCAACAAGGTTCTACTGGTATAAACCTCACCAGCCATAGCATTAAATTTGGCAATTAACGCGGCAATCTCAACCGGTATAAACCAGCGTTTAGGGTTTACAAACTTGCCCATCTCACCATGAGAAATACCTTGAGCAGTATCTACTACTTGGCTAATTGGCCGCACGATCATACAGGCCAAATACCAGCTAATTACACCCACCACAAATACACAAAGCAGGCTGACAAAAAATGCATAGCGCTGCAGTTTTAAAGAGTAGGCCTGCAGCTCAGTGAGGGGTTGAGGAACAATAATCCCCCAGCCAGTATTTTCGACCTTGGCGTAACCAGCGATCATGTCGGCTTGCAATGCGGGTGAATAAAACTCACTCACACCAAAGTTGTTATCTCGCATCAGCACAACTGGCGCTAAGCCAGAAAGATCTTTCGCTCGAATACTCCACTGCTCGTTAGGGTGCGCTAAAACTCGCCCGTATTGGTCAAAAATAGCCACATGTCCTAGCTCACCAAATCGCACTTCAGACTGACTTTCTAGCAGGTATTGAGTGCCCAAAGCGCCCATTAGGAAACGATCTTGGCCTTGGTAAACCGCTAAAAAGATGGTCGGCTGAGGCACCCCTTCTACCACTACCCCACTAAAATACACTTGGTTTTTGTTTGCTCGAGCTTGCTCCATAGCTACTTGAACCTGCGCAGGCACACTGTTGAAAATGCTTAAGGATGATTCGCCATAAAAGAAGCGTTGGCCTCGCCCTTGCTGCCACTCAAACAAGGCGTATAAGTTTATTTCTTTAAGTAGTGGTGATAAGTCATTATGAAAATGTTCAAGACTGATTTGCTGGTTAGCACTGCTAAAAATAGCTGCTGTATCGTTGGCATAACGAGCCAGTGCAGTACTTAGATTGCGCGCGATTAGTAAGTGCTTTTCATGCACTGTGGCGGTTTCATTTTGTTGAACTTGATGCTGAACCCAAGAGCTAACCATTAAGGTCGGCAGCAAAGCCGCAAACATGCAAATAACAAACAAAATATAACGTAGAGAGATCCGCCGATTCATCCTTGAGCCAGATATGTTAAAAAACAAACGCCGATTTTACATGATATTCATCCATATATGAGTTAATTTTTGCAAAAACAACGCTTAATTGAGCAAGCACTTTTAGCGCTATGTATTTATGCTTAACTTAAGTAGCTCACAGCCCAAAGATTTAAGGCACTTATTTAGTCTTTTGCAGATAAAATTTAGTTAAAACTATTCGCAGCTAAGTGGCATCAAGTACCTCAAATAGCACTCTACATATGAATCAATAAATCTGATACATATTTAAAACTTAACAAAAGTGCAGTTATTAGCTCATTGAAACCAAGCTAAGTATTTTAAAACTGCTTACATTCAGTCAAATTCGCCCCGTTCAATGCTTAACAAAGCCTTTTGGGGGCTGAGCTAAACCGAAATAGCAGCCCTTAGGCAAACCAGCACTTGCTCAAACACTCTGTCAATCAAACATGAGAATACTTAAGCCAAAAGTCTCCTCCTTAACAACAGAAAATAATCCTCACAAAAACAAAAACTTAGATCAAGCATCATTTTTTATGATACCAATAGGAATAGCCCCGAACTGGCAGCATAATCGAAACAATCAGCCTAGCTAGCGAACATTGATATCGCCACAAAGCTCGCCAAAGCACGCTTTACCGGCTAGCCGTAATCCCTTTAAGCCCTTATTTTTATTAATCATAACTTCTGTCCCTTAGTTACCTCTATTGGAAAACAGCAAATACAGTTTTAAGGTCTTACTTGTTAGCTAGGTAAGCGATAGCTCAGTTTGTAAAAAATAGTTAAAGAAGTAGGCTCTACAAGCAAAGCAGCATGAGTATAGGACAGTAGTTACATTAACTATCTGTAAAATAAAGATTAAAGCTTATTCTAAAAGCTAGATTTGTTGATTTTCGCCCATAAAAAAGCAGCTGCGTAAGGGCAGCTGCTCATAAGAGTAATTTATATCAAGCTAGCATCACTAGCCTAGCGATAAAGCTTACGCGACTGATTCAGCCACCTCAGCTTGTGGCTCTTCTAACTTTACCGGAGCTCCTAAAGCTGGGCGTAGGGCTTTAAGTACTTGGTGACGTGTAACCACACCAACTAGTTTACCACTATCTACTACTGGGAAAATCTTCGGACGGTAAACACTACTGTTACGTAAACGCTCTTCTAAAGGTTGGTGAGTAGAGCTTAGCAAAACACCTGACTCAGATACTGGGTAAACTTGGGCAACATCAACACTCATGTACTCAGCTAATTTTAATAAGTTGTGATTAGGTGCCACGGTCATAATATCCTTTTGCATAATGCTTGCTACGGTTGTTGTACTTGGTTTGCTGTAATCTTCTAGCCACAGTTTTCTTAAGATTTCTAACTCTGAAACAAAGCCTTGTAGCTCGTTGTTTTCGTTTACCACAACCGCTCCAGATAACTCTTGAGCTACCAGCGCGTCACAAGCACTTGCAATGGTCATGTCAGGGCTAAGTGCATTGTCGGCAGGAGACATGATGTCAGCGACTGTAATTGTTTTTAAGTTTTGCATAGTAGGTTCTCCAACAGGACCAGAATATTGATTTGATAAAACAGAAAATTTAGGACGTACAGGCTCAAGCTGACTACCGCGGCTATATACCGACCAGTAACCCAAGCCTACAATCACAGCGCCGCCAATAATGTTGCCGATAGTGACTGGTATTAAATTGTGTGAGGCAAAATTTGCCCAAGTTAGGTGCTCGAATGCACTTGCTTGAACGCCAACTTGTGCCCAAAAGCTAGGTTCAGCCCAGGCTTTAATTGCAATGCCGAGTGGTACCATAAACATGTTTGCCACTACGTGTTCGAAGCCGGTGCTAACAAACATGGCGACAGGCAATATCACCAAGGCAGCTTTAGCGGCACTGGTTTTAGCACTAAAGGTCATCCATACGGCTAAGCACACCAATAAGTTACATAACATGCCCAGCATCACCGCTTGCATAAAGCCATGTTCTAATTTGTGTTGCGCTATAGATAAGGCATTAAGCCCCCACTGACCGTGATCTAGCTGGTAAAGCTTTGCTCCACTCACCACCAGTACTAGCAGTAAGGCGCCAACAAAGTTTCCTAGGTATACTTTGCTCCAGTTAGCTAGCATGGCGCGTGTATTAAGCTGCCCATTGGCCCGCGGAATAATTGACAACACGCTACTAGTGAATAGCTCACCGCCACATACCACCAACATCACTAAACCTAAGCTAAAAGCCAAGCCACCAAGTAGGCGACTAACTCCCCAGCCCACTCCTGAAGATCCAGTAGTTACCGTGATGTAAAAAACGAAAGCTAAACCAATAAACACGCCAGCACTAAGCGCTAAACTCAAGGTTTTAGCAGTAGTATTAGTTGCCTTTTTATAAGCATACTGCTCGGCAAACTGGGTCATTTGATCGGGGCTTAGCGCGGCGGATGAAATGCTCTCTTTAGGCTTTTCACTGCTTACTACTGTAGGAGCTGGCAATCGCTCCACTTGAATATGATTCATCTACACTAAAACCTGTAATAACAAGCAACTAGAGTCGCTAATGACTGAACGTGTTATTACAATATCGATAAAGCGTTGGGCTGGTAAGCGGATAATTTTTATGAGCTATATCAAAACTTCTTATAGCACCTATGTTTACTATACTTAGCAGCTAATACAGCCTCTTAAAAACATTTCTGGAGTAAGCGATGCGCTATTCTTTAAAGCAACTTACCGTATTTGAAGCCGTTGCAACCCACGGCAGCGTAAGTGCAGCCGCCGACAAGCTCGCGCTCACTCAATCTGCAGCGAGCATGTCGTTGGCTCAGCTTGAAAAACTATTAGGAAAGCCCCTATTTGATAGGCGTGGCAAGCGGATGGTGCTCAGTCAGTGGGGCCTGTGGCTGCGGCCAAAGGCCAAGCAGTTACTGTTAGACGCCATGCAAATTGAAGAAGGGTTTGCCGAACAGCAGCTAGTAAGTGGCGAGCTGCAGCTTTGCGCTAGCCAAACCGCTGCTGAACACTTAATCCCGGATCTCATCAGTAATATTGATAATAACTTCCCCCAGCTACGCATTAGCTTTTCCGTAGAAAATACCGCTGAAGTGATTAACGGCTTAATTAACTACGATTACCAGCTAGGTGTGATTGAAGGGCGCTGTGACGATGACCGAATTGCTCACCAAGTATGGTGTAACGATCACTTGGTGATTGTGGCCGCCGCCCACCACCCTTACGCTAAGTTAGAGCGGGTGAGTATTGCCCAGCTCGAACAGGCTCGTTGGGTACTGCGCGAGCAAGGAGCAGGCACCCGAAGAGTATTTGATAGCGCTATTCAAGGCACCATTGACTCACTAAAGGTTCACCGGGAATACGAGCACGTGCCGGTGCTGCGTTCCTTAGTGGCCAACAATAGCTATTTAAGCTGCCTGCCTTACCTAGACGTAATAAAAGCTCTAGAGTTAGGTGAGCTGGTTAGGCTAAACGTACCTGAGCTAAACATTGAACGGTCTTTATCCTTTGTATGGCGTAACGACACCCCCGAAAACCCACTTCGCGACTTAGTGATTACTGAAGCGAAGCGCATGTTCAAAGTCCACCATCGCGATATGTAACTAAAAGGCTTGCATATAAAAACAAAAGCACCTAGATTAAATGATAATGATTATCATTTAATCTAGGTGCTTTATGAATCGCTTATGTCTTTTATCTAGCTTACTTAGCAGCAGTGCCGTAGCAAATACAGTTCCCAGCTCTGAGAGCCTAAACCAATGGGAGTCACTGGCCGTGGCTTTATCACTGCTCGCTACAGCAGTATTTTGCTTATGGGTAATCCGCAAAATAAAAAAGGCGCTAAGCGCGCCCTCACCAAATAGCTTGCCTAGCCATTGGCCTACAGAGCCAGTTGCTAGAAAAACACCAATAACAATAGTATCGAGTT
Coding sequences within it:
- a CDS encoding phospholipase D-like domain-containing protein; translated protein: MTKKGCLVLVALMLQACSAQITAPDYAIEDSWTSQQLEDRRWRAADELEKDYLKLASESELPSQPATVKVVGSTTEEAIQSLAIKIHLIEQAQHSVDLAYYIFTPDLSGDAILGALCEAVKRGVDVRIMVDSLGSLSMEHGDLKGLIECAKSAGFVKARNGEVTTNRARVQAVVFNALTQFGSDANRRSHDKLLIADGAYPDKAWVMTGGRNVSLHYYGLDHHGELDPNAFKDLEVLIRPLADAHIKNSPAQLSEYYYSVLFSKPGNKRLSITFPYSARMQQSLDSLAELKGNVEFAAAYQTIDQYLQEGFSPVDTRFAHELDNLSSTDLVSNYSSNKKANANSISGILARAAYGDNDLTTIRVVSPYLFLQSDLLKDEGVLEKDVNTALEWLNKDPERKIEIITNSVLSSDNFFTQAVIDMHTVPSILMSEEMRQTWLESDLDLHENNPDFIASAEWQALVNHPRIFFYQLGKPDAVSLGGDTYYGKLHAKFIVVDESAFVGTTNLDFRSLLYNNEVGFFFQGEELVERLNQEFELLKSQSSRWGSSEWLEIRQKLRDQGGMKGTTTKGQRGIYKTLDKTGLKYQF
- a CDS encoding substrate-binding periplasmic protein; protein product: MRFMLALLLLFKILQSHSLQAATYTVYSIDAPPLTMLDTKQAGIVGDVVIEAFTRLGHQVLLQEVPWKRAQRITREGKNIFIMPLALLPSREEHFTWVAYIMDLERSFATTKLRINDYQQAKKTLNKVGVGLGSAQAQILKNKNFLDSQIVELKIGPSTAKMLQLGRIDAWFNGTPESIWYWNQQFPEQPLIIGDPVVTNLLFLAASKNTDVKLVQQIAIQIQLLHDEGFVEKTKQRYLAPQ
- a CDS encoding cation:proton antiporter; translation: METYYSLCYLAALAMLIAYINSRVGSVQSTITITAASIVLSLIMMLLGETGVLKSFPQLIASINAINFQNLLLHGMLGFLLFAGGLGINLKHLASQGVEIAVLALFSTLLSSFLVAGLLWCLLPYIGLPLDFIYCLLFGALISPTDPIAVLAIVKKMNAPQQIAIQVEGESLFNDGFGLVMFVSVFGIAFSHETLSVPAISWLFLQEAGGGIIYGFVLGLVANYLIKHTDDDSLELLVSLAIPTAGFVFAEQLGVSGALAMVVAGIYIGNITREQHFTQASKQSFDHLWHVLEEFLNNLLFLMIGLVLISFVFHLEDLWLMLLAIPLVLLSRLVSVALPYLGFSLFKQYNPMSLPILTWGGLRGGLALAMAMSVPAGVMVLPEKNIDVREMILVMTYAVVVFSILVQGASIVPLINKSKSYES
- a CDS encoding AGE family epimerase/isomerase — translated: MLPVFRSSQFLEQHVSALSQFYQQHAIDPQGGYFQAIAANGEAEEKGLKQLVSSTRLAYIFAHVGLLDNNTEYLQLAEHGFKFVEQQHFDSQRQAYNWVLDGDSPIDKSNLCYGLAFVVLMYSAAVKLGRAGAKQQLAATFDLMEQRFWQAEWGLYADEASADWSELSDYRGQNANMHACEAMIAAYEATQEQRYLHRAITIAQNICLRQGYTTDGLIWEHYQADWQVDWDFNRDDPKNLYRPWGFQPGHQTEWAKLLVMLSRHHKAGWLLPCAEKLFGFAMEKAWDHQYGGLYYGIAPDGSVCDDEKYFWVQAESFAAAALLATATGKQEYWSAYDSLWKYSWQFFCETQHKPWWRVLSREGQVQDTLVARPGAKIDYHTIGACLEVLRAMQA
- a CDS encoding carbohydrate kinase family protein, whose product is MPRLLAFGEVLVDWIPLEFQRQGKIDIPIYGQYPGGAPANVAVAVAGLGHQALMLGQVGDDAAGHYLRDCLVRQAVNCDYLLSCKHYATPMAFVSLDAEGERSFSFQRSETADLKVRLNDFPQQVLEEEGILHVCSNTLTENDIAETTSNILSAAKQAGLLISFDVNIRLPLWASTEQLFQRVIDTAAASDMLKLSQEEWDYLSKLGQVNDLATFLFERGVSLILLTDGAKDVQLLTANWQTSLATPKVTVVDTTGAGDAFTGAWLASLMQQNICKRESLTQAIDSQTPLLDALQAAVVAGALAVTKRGAWSALPSAADIHAFIQSKE